In a single window of the Balaenoptera acutorostrata chromosome 3, mBalAcu1.1, whole genome shotgun sequence genome:
- the DNAJA4 gene encoding dnaJ homolog subfamily A member 4 isoform X1: MPRGAPAASGNGLGKCDPSTVEGPYPLQTPQKRNNPRHASGRIPDMTKQRAATPPGRGRVGTAGSSPPSRVPADAALQATPSSSQPDPRTHAREKGRPRGGGAAVGRRPPLRSRLPSPATWPGAAVRTGVPGTQTAGRRNRRPGKNVVHQLSVTLEDLYNGVTKKLALEKNVICEKCEGVGGKKGSVEKCPVCKGRGMQIHIQQIGPGMVQQIQTVCIECKGQGERINPKDRCESCSGAKVIREKKSIEVHVEKGMKDGQKILFHGEGDQEPELEPGDVIIVLDQKDHSVFQRRGHDLIMKMKIQLSEALCGFKKMIKTLDDRVLIITSKSGEVVKHGDLKCVPNEGMPIYKAPLEKGTLIIQFLVTFPEKHWLSQDKLPQLEALLPPRQKVRITDDMDQVELKEFSPNEQNWRQHREAYEEDDDGPRAGVQCQTA, encoded by the exons ATGCCCCGGGGGGCGCCAGCAGCTTCAGGAAATGGCCTCGGGAAATGCGACCCCAGCACGGTAGAGGGCCCCTACCCACTCCAAACCCCTCAAAAACGCAACAATCCGAGGCATGCCTCCGGGCGCATCCCGGACATGACCAAACAGAGGGCGGCCACACCCCCAGGGAGAGGCCGGGTGGGGACGGCGGGGAGCAGCCCTCCCAGTAGGGTTCCCGCCGACGCTGCCCTCCAGGCCACCCCATCTTCGAGCCAGCCGGACCCACGGACCCACGCAAGGGAAAAGGGCCGGCCCCGGGGCGGCGGGGCGGCCGTCGGAAGGCGCCCTCCACTCCGAAGCCGTCTTCCAAGCCCCGCAACATGGCCCGGGGCGGCAGTCAGAACTGGAGTTCCGGGGACTCAGACGGCAGGCCGGAGGAACAGGCGACCGG GCAAGAATGTTGTACATCAGTTGTCTGTAACTCTTGAAGATTTATATAATGGAGTCACAAAGAAATTGGCTCTCGAGAAAAATGTAATTTGTGAGAAATGTGAAG GCGTTGGTGGGAAGAAGGGATCTGTGGAGAAGTGCCCAGTGTGCAAGGGGCGAGGGATGCAGATTCACATCCAGCAGATCGGGCCGGGCATGGTGCAGCAGATCCAGACCGTGTGCATCGAGTGCAAGGGCCAGGGCGAGCGCATCAACCCCAAGGACCGCTGTGAAAGCTGCAGTGGTGCCAAGGTCATCCGAGAGAAGAAGAGTATCGAGGTGCACGTGGAGAAAG GTATGAAAGATGGGCAAAAGATACTGTTTCATGGAGAAGGAGATCAGGAGCCTGAGCTGGAGCCTGGTGATGTCATAATTGTGCTTGATCAGAAGGATCATAGTGTCTTTCAGAGACGAGGCCATGACTtgatcatgaaaatgaaaattcagctTTCTGAAGCCCTTTGTGGCTTCAAGAAGATGATAAAAACACTGGATGATCGAGTCCTTATTATTACATCCAAATCAG GTGAGGTGGTAAAGCACGGGGACCTGAAATGTGTGCCTAACGAAGGAATGCCAATCTACAAAGCACCCCTGGAGAAAGGGACGCTGATCATACAGTTTTTA GTTACTTTTCCTGAAAAACACTGGCTGTCTCAAGACAAGCTTCCCCAGCTGGAAGCTCTGCTCCCTCCTCGACAGAAAGTCAGGATTACAGATGACATGGATCAGGTGGAGCTGAAGGAGTTCAGTCCCAATGAGCAGAACTGGCGCCAGCACAGGGAGGCCTACGAGGAGGATGACGACGGGCCCCGGGCCGGAGTGCAGTGCCAGACGGCGTGA
- the DNAJA4 gene encoding dnaJ homolog subfamily A member 4 isoform X2, translating to MARGGSQNWSSGDSDGRPEEQATGEKMVKETQYYDILGVKPSASPEEIKKAYRKLALKYHPDKNPDEGEKFKLISQAYEVLSDPKKRDIYDQGGEQAIKEGGAGSPSFSSPMDIFDMFFGGGGRMARERRGKNVVHQLSVTLEDLYNGVTKKLALEKNVICEKCEGVGGKKGSVEKCPVCKGRGMQIHIQQIGPGMVQQIQTVCIECKGQGERINPKDRCESCSGAKVIREKKSIEVHVEKGMKDGQKILFHGEGDQEPELEPGDVIIVLDQKDHSVFQRRGHDLIMKMKIQLSEALCGFKKMIKTLDDRVLIITSKSGEVVKHGDLKCVPNEGMPIYKAPLEKGTLIIQFLVTFPEKHWLSQDKLPQLEALLPPRQKVRITDDMDQVELKEFSPNEQNWRQHREAYEEDDDGPRAGVQCQTA from the exons ATGGCCCGGGGCGGCAGTCAGAACTGGAGTTCCGGGGACTCAGACGGCAGGCCGGAGGAACAGGCGACCGG AGAAAAGATGGTGAAGGAGACCCAGTACTATGACATCCTGGGGGTGAAGCCCAGCGCCTCCCCGGAGGAGATCAAGAAGGCCTATCGGAAGCTGGCGCTCAAGTACCACCCGGACAAGAACCCGGATGAGGGCGAGAAG tttaAGCTCATATCCCAGGCATATGAAGTGCTTTCAGATCCAAAGAAAAGGGACATTTATGACCAGGGCGGCGAACAGGCAATTAAGGAAGGAGGCGCAGGCAGCCCCAGCTTCTCTTCCCCCATGGACATCTTTGACATGTTCTTTGGTGGCGGAGGACGGATGGCTAGAGAGAGAAGAG GCAAGAATGTTGTACATCAGTTGTCTGTAACTCTTGAAGATTTATATAATGGAGTCACAAAGAAATTGGCTCTCGAGAAAAATGTAATTTGTGAGAAATGTGAAG GCGTTGGTGGGAAGAAGGGATCTGTGGAGAAGTGCCCAGTGTGCAAGGGGCGAGGGATGCAGATTCACATCCAGCAGATCGGGCCGGGCATGGTGCAGCAGATCCAGACCGTGTGCATCGAGTGCAAGGGCCAGGGCGAGCGCATCAACCCCAAGGACCGCTGTGAAAGCTGCAGTGGTGCCAAGGTCATCCGAGAGAAGAAGAGTATCGAGGTGCACGTGGAGAAAG GTATGAAAGATGGGCAAAAGATACTGTTTCATGGAGAAGGAGATCAGGAGCCTGAGCTGGAGCCTGGTGATGTCATAATTGTGCTTGATCAGAAGGATCATAGTGTCTTTCAGAGACGAGGCCATGACTtgatcatgaaaatgaaaattcagctTTCTGAAGCCCTTTGTGGCTTCAAGAAGATGATAAAAACACTGGATGATCGAGTCCTTATTATTACATCCAAATCAG GTGAGGTGGTAAAGCACGGGGACCTGAAATGTGTGCCTAACGAAGGAATGCCAATCTACAAAGCACCCCTGGAGAAAGGGACGCTGATCATACAGTTTTTA GTTACTTTTCCTGAAAAACACTGGCTGTCTCAAGACAAGCTTCCCCAGCTGGAAGCTCTGCTCCCTCCTCGACAGAAAGTCAGGATTACAGATGACATGGATCAGGTGGAGCTGAAGGAGTTCAGTCCCAATGAGCAGAACTGGCGCCAGCACAGGGAGGCCTACGAGGAGGATGACGACGGGCCCCGGGCCGGAGTGCAGTGCCAGACGGCGTGA
- the DNAJA4 gene encoding dnaJ homolog subfamily A member 4 isoform X3: protein MQIHIQQIGPGMVQQIQTVCIECKGQGERINPKDRCESCSGAKVIREKKSIEVHVEKGMKDGQKILFHGEGDQEPELEPGDVIIVLDQKDHSVFQRRGHDLIMKMKIQLSEALCGFKKMIKTLDDRVLIITSKSGEVVKHGDLKCVPNEGMPIYKAPLEKGTLIIQFLVTFPEKHWLSQDKLPQLEALLPPRQKVRITDDMDQVELKEFSPNEQNWRQHREAYEEDDDGPRAGVQCQTA, encoded by the exons ATGCAGATTCACATCCAGCAGATCGGGCCGGGCATGGTGCAGCAGATCCAGACCGTGTGCATCGAGTGCAAGGGCCAGGGCGAGCGCATCAACCCCAAGGACCGCTGTGAAAGCTGCAGTGGTGCCAAGGTCATCCGAGAGAAGAAGAGTATCGAGGTGCACGTGGAGAAAG GTATGAAAGATGGGCAAAAGATACTGTTTCATGGAGAAGGAGATCAGGAGCCTGAGCTGGAGCCTGGTGATGTCATAATTGTGCTTGATCAGAAGGATCATAGTGTCTTTCAGAGACGAGGCCATGACTtgatcatgaaaatgaaaattcagctTTCTGAAGCCCTTTGTGGCTTCAAGAAGATGATAAAAACACTGGATGATCGAGTCCTTATTATTACATCCAAATCAG GTGAGGTGGTAAAGCACGGGGACCTGAAATGTGTGCCTAACGAAGGAATGCCAATCTACAAAGCACCCCTGGAGAAAGGGACGCTGATCATACAGTTTTTA GTTACTTTTCCTGAAAAACACTGGCTGTCTCAAGACAAGCTTCCCCAGCTGGAAGCTCTGCTCCCTCCTCGACAGAAAGTCAGGATTACAGATGACATGGATCAGGTGGAGCTGAAGGAGTTCAGTCCCAATGAGCAGAACTGGCGCCAGCACAGGGAGGCCTACGAGGAGGATGACGACGGGCCCCGGGCCGGAGTGCAGTGCCAGACGGCGTGA